The genomic window TCAACCAGTTTCTGGATTACGCTTTCTACATCAACGTGCGCCCAATCTTCTTTTAAAAAAGAAAGTTTGCGCTGATGCGAGGTTAAAAGGGAGTCGTTATGTTTTTCTATTTGGTTCTGCTCGATATTCATGAGAATATGTGGTTATTAGGTTAATTGTTGCGGCGATACAATCGCCGTTTCTCGCTCATCCTCGTTTTAAACGGGGCGATTATAAAAAAATTGAAGTCATTTCGGTCTGCGCCAAGCACAGACCGATTAAACAACTTACTAAAACTGAATTTAAAACTATTCTATAAGGTCAAATTCCATTTAACCACAGATGCTCACAGATAAACACAGATTTGTATCCTTATATATGCTCTGCATTTGTTTCGGTTGGTGCAGACACCAACCAATAGCACTAACGAACATAGTTTCAAATTTCATCTGTGTTCATCCTTTTTATCTGTAGTTATATTTTATTACCTCACAAATGCCATGGCTACTCCGCCATCAACATTTAAAACATTTCCGGTTGATTTGTGAAGCAAGCCACCTACAAAGGCGAAACAAGCATTGGCAATATCATCTGGTAATATAATCTGATTTAACAAAGTACGTTTCGCGTAATAAGCCGGTAGTTCTGCAACGGTAATTCCGTAAGCTTTTGCGCGGCCTTCTGCCCAACCGCCAGCCCAGATATTACTATCGCTGATTACAGCATCAGGGTTAACCACATTTACACGGATATTATCAGCACCTAATTCAGCAGCGTTTAACCTGCTCAAATGTAACTGGGCAGCTTTTGCACTGCCATAACCAGCATTATTTGGTCCGCTTACCAGGGCGTTCTTACTTACAATATTAATGATATCGCCACCAATATTCTGCTTTTGCATCGTATTTGTTGCAGCCTGAGTGATAAAAAACTGACCTTTTACCAAAACATCATATAATAAGTCCCAATCCTTCTCGGTATGATCTGCAATGGTTTTAGAAATCGATAACCCTGCATTGTTTACAATAATATCTACTCCGCCAAAAGCCAAAGCAGCCGAATCGAAAGCCTGTTTAATATCTGCTTCGCTGGTAACATTTAAAATTGCGGTACTGTAAGAATCTTTACCATACAGGCTCGCAAATTCCTTACCTGCTTCTTCCAAACGCTCGGCATTCATATCATTTAAAATCACCACACCACCTTCTGCAACAAACTTTTTAGCAATCGCCTTACCTATACCACCTGCACTACCGGTAATCAAAGCAATTTTACCTGTTAAAGGTTTTGGCTTAGGCATACGCTGCAACTTCGCTTCTTCCAACAACCAATATTCGATATTAAAAGCTTCCTGGTGCGATAAAGAAGTATATGCTGAAACGGCCTCAGCGCCTTTCATTACGTTAATGGCATTGATATAGAATTCTGCAGCAACCCTTGCTGTTTGTTTATCTTTAGAGAAGGTAAACATTCCGATTCCAGGATATAAAATAACAACCGGATTGGTATCGCGAATGGCAGGACTGTTTGGATGTTTACAGGCTTCGTAATAAGCCGTGTACATTGCCCTATATGCTTCGAAAGCAGGCTCCAATGTTTCTTTTAGTGCTTTAACATCCGATAAATCGGCATCGCTTGCTAAAGTTAAAACCAGTGGACTGATTTTGGTGCGTAAAAAGTGATCGGGACAGCTTGTGCCCATTGGAGCAAGGCGATCAAGATCGTTAGAATTGATGAATTCCAAAACACGACTGTCATCGGTAAAATGACCGATCATGTGCTGTTTAGAAGAGCATAAGCCACGCAAAACAGGCGCTAAAGCAGCCGCTTGTTGTTTACGCTGATCTGCTGCTGCACTTTCAATCTTTTGTCCACCAAAAACAGGCCCTTTTTTACCATAGTTCTGGTTAAGGTAATCAGAACAGATTTCGATAACTTCTAAGGTATTCAGGTAACTTTCGTAAGCCGTATCACCCCAGGTAAACAAACCATGTGAGCCCAACATAATGCCACGGATGCCTGGATTTTCATCTAAACATTGCTTTAATTGCAAGCCCAGTTCGAAACCAGGTTTTTTCCATTCAACCCAGCCTATCGTTCCACCAAATAATTCTTCGGTAATCTTTTTACCGTCTTTAGCCGCTGCGATGGCAATGGCCGCATCCGGGTGCAAGTGATCGATATGTGCAAACGGCAGAAAACCATGCAAAGGGGTATCGATTGATGGCGCTTTAGAGCTTAAATCGAAAATACAGTGGTTAAAAAGTTCAACCATTTCATCTTCATGTTCTACACCACGGTAAATATTTTTCAGACTACGTAAACGATCTACGTACAATGCAGCCAAACCGCTTTTCTTTAAGGTACCTAAATCGCCACCTGAACCTTTTACCCACATTACTTCGGTTTCGAGGCCGGTAAGCGGATCTTTTTCCAATACTTTACACGAGGTATTTCCACCTCCATAATTGGTTAAGCGTAAATCTGCACCCAATAAATTTGAGCGATAAATTAAGAGGGCAACTTCATCACCAGCAAGTTTTGCGGCTTCCTCTTCATCCCACAAATAGCTTACGTGCTTATAACTTTTCGTATCGATTGACATTCTTATATTCTATTTAAATTTTTATTTATTAACCTTTTATTGAATTACCGTAACCAACAATGAGTACCGAAATGATGATGGTTAAAATACCCGCCAAAACAGTAATCAACGTTTTTCTCGACACACCTTTCCACTCTTTTAATACCAGCCCCCATACGTTGGCGATGAGAATGATAAAGGCCATGTGCAGAATCCACGAACTGGCGCCGTTGCCCATTTTGCTTTCGCCCATGCCATAGAAAAAGAATTGTAAGAACCATGTAGTACCCGCCAGGGCAGAAAAAATATAGTTTTTTAACAGTGGCGTTTTTGCATTGGTATAATCGCCAAATGTTTTATTCCTTGCATTTAATACCATACACCAGATAAAATTAGTGGTTAGGCCTCCCCAAAGCACAATAACATAAGTAACGTTGTTCTGGAATAAGAAATTACCTGTTTCAGCAGGATTTGCTGCCTTCCAGATGGCATTCGCAGCATCAGCCATTGGTTTTCCAGCTTCGATACCGAAATTGAAACAGGCGCTTAAAACCCCTGAAACAATCCCCACAAATAAACCAAGGCCGAATTTATATTCTGTTTTCACCTCCATGCCATGCGGATCGGTAATACCAGATTTCATTTCCTTTTCTTTCATCATACCTGCTTTACCGCAGATTACAATACCTATAACACAGACTAATAGCCCCAGCAGTACCATCCGGCCCCAATCGGTGTGTAAAAACATGGTAAAAGTATCTTTACCTGCCTGAGGGAAAAAATCGAAGTAAATGGATGGCAGGATTGAACCCAAAACCATACAAAGTCCTAAAATGATACTACTTCCCAATGATACACCCAGATAACGAACGCCTAAGCCATAGGTTAAACCTCCAATACCCCAAAGCACACCAAAAAAATAGGTTAACCATAAAATGCTACCGTTGGTACTGGTTATAATTGCCGTAAAATTAGGGATGGTTAAAAAAGCAGCAAGAGGCGGAACGATTAACCAGGAGAAGATTCCTCCAACGATCCAGTAACTTTCCCAGGCCCAGCCTTTAACTTTTTTGTACGGAATATAAAAACTTCCGGAGGCGAAACCACCGAAGAAATGAAAAATTACACCTAAAATTGCTTGCATGCTCTATTAATATATTTGGTTGCTCTAAAATAGAATATACAGTAATTTTAACTGTTATGCACTGTTATGGAAGGGGATTAATCGTGAGGATTTTAACTCCAGATGGACAGGATAAACATAGATTAGGCCTTTTTTCTTCTCGTGGTGTCAGATATTACTATCTGACACACATCTACAGTTATGCCCTTTATCGATATATCTTTAGTTTAGAGATTGCTTCACCCTCTCCCACTAATCATACGCTTCTGTTCACAATGACTATTTTTCGCGGAGGGAGGGTGAGCATATAGTACTGCTTGATCAGTAAAATCTGCGGGCAATAATGATGTTATAGTTTTCTCGCAGATCGAAGAAGATAAGCACAGATTCCACTTGGTTTGTTTAGCTTAAAGGATTGCTTCACTCCTTTCCCACTATCCTACGCTTCAGTTCGAAATGGCGATTTATGTCGTTGGAAGCGCAGAAATTCTCTGCAAAATAACTTCAATTACCTCAACAGATTTAAGAATTTTGTAATGTCCCACATCTTCAAAAGATTTTGGACTTATCGCCGGATATTTATCCAGAAATTCTTTAAGGAATGGGTATGGCGAAATATGATCAGCTGGATCGAATGCCAGGAAATGCTTTAAATCCGGACTTAGTTGATACAGTTCTGTCAGGTTAAAGTGGCTTACTGGAACGGGAAATTCTTTGGCAAAGTTGCTAAAAAAGATATCCTGATCCTTTATGCCAATGT from Flavobacterium sp. W4I14 includes these protein-coding regions:
- a CDS encoding hypothetical protein (product_source=Hypo-rule applied); the encoded protein is MHCYGRGLIVRILTPDGQDKHRLGLFSSRGVRYYYLTHIYSYALYRYIFSLEIASPSPTNHTLLFTMTIFRGGRVSI
- a CDS encoding rhamnulose-1-phosphate aldolase/alcohol dehydrogenase (product_source=TIGR02632; cath_funfam=3.40.50.720; cog=COG1028,COG3347; pfam=PF00596,PF13561; smart=SM01007; superfamily=51735,53639; tigrfam=TIGR02632); the encoded protein is MSIDTKSYKHVSYLWDEEEAAKLAGDEVALLIYRSNLLGADLRLTNYGGGNTSCKVLEKDPLTGLETEVMWVKGSGGDLGTLKKSGLAALYVDRLRSLKNIYRGVEHEDEMVELFNHCIFDLSSKAPSIDTPLHGFLPFAHIDHLHPDAAIAIAAAKDGKKITEELFGGTIGWVEWKKPGFELGLQLKQCLDENPGIRGIMLGSHGLFTWGDTAYESYLNTLEVIEICSDYLNQNYGKKGPVFGGQKIESAAADQRKQQAAALAPVLRGLCSSKQHMIGHFTDDSRVLEFINSNDLDRLAPMGTSCPDHFLRTKISPLVLTLASDADLSDVKALKETLEPAFEAYRAMYTAYYEACKHPNSPAIRDTNPVVILYPGIGMFTFSKDKQTARVAAEFYINAINVMKGAEAVSAYTSLSHQEAFNIEYWLLEEAKLQRMPKPKPLTGKIALITGSAGGIGKAIAKKFVAEGGVVILNDMNAERLEEAGKEFASLYGKDSYSTAILNVTSEADIKQAFDSAALAFGGVDIIVNNAGLSISKTIADHTEKDWDLLYDVLVKGQFFITQAATNTMQKQNIGGDIINIVSKNALVSGPNNAGYGSAKAAQLHLSRLNAAELGADNIRVNVVNPDAVISDSNIWAGGWAEGRAKAYGITVAELPAYYAKRTLLNQIILPDDIANACFAFVGGLLHKSTGNVLNVDGGVAMAFVR
- a CDS encoding L-rhamnose-H+ transport protein (product_source=KO:K02856; cog=COG3477; ko=KO:K02856; pfam=PF06379; superfamily=103481; transmembrane_helix_parts=Outside_1_3,TMhelix_4_23,Inside_24_34,TMhelix_35_57,Outside_58_69,TMhelix_70_92,Inside_93_96,TMhelix_97_119,Outside_120_138,TMhelix_139_158,Inside_159_185,TMhelix_186_208,Outside_209_238,TMhelix_239_258,Inside_259_278,TMhelix_279_296,Outside_297_305,TMhelix_306_328,Inside_329_339,TMhelix_340_362,Outside_363_364) translates to MQAILGVIFHFFGGFASGSFYIPYKKVKGWAWESYWIVGGIFSWLIVPPLAAFLTIPNFTAIITSTNGSILWLTYFFGVLWGIGGLTYGLGVRYLGVSLGSSIILGLCMVLGSILPSIYFDFFPQAGKDTFTMFLHTDWGRMVLLGLLVCVIGIVICGKAGMMKEKEMKSGITDPHGMEVKTEYKFGLGLFVGIVSGVLSACFNFGIEAGKPMADAANAIWKAANPAETGNFLFQNNVTYVIVLWGGLTTNFIWCMVLNARNKTFGDYTNAKTPLLKNYIFSALAGTTWFLQFFFYGMGESKMGNGASSWILHMAFIILIANVWGLVLKEWKGVSRKTLITVLAGILTIIISVLIVGYGNSIKG